The genomic stretch CTCGACCCGGGCCATGCGGTTGCGTTGCAACTGCTCGATCAGGCTCAGGGCACTGGCTTCGCGGGCGAGCACGTGGATTTCCAGGTCACGCCCCGAGTGGGGCGCCGAGGCCAGGGAAAACGCCGACTTCTCGCCGTTTTCCCGTTCGATCATCAGGTACTGGCCGGCGTGATAGCGCGGCGGCTTGCCTGCCGGTGCGCGCAAGCGTACCCGCCAGGTATCGCCACCCACGTCCACGCACTCAATTACCTGACACGACACGCTGCGCACCGGCAGTTCTCCCAGCGCAAGGACGCCATCCCACAACACGATGCAGTCTTCCAGCGGCTCTGCAATGCAAGTGTAGAACTCGCCGTGGTCGCGCACATGACCGCTCTGCTCGACCCGGCCTTCGACCAGCAACGCCGCGCACACGTGGCAATTGCCATTGCGGCAGCTCTGCGGGCAGTCGTAGCCCAGGCGCCGCGCCCCATCGAGGATCCGCTCGCCGGGCAGTATCTCAAGCACTGCTCCGGACGGCTGCAAGGTTACACGCATCAATCTATTCCTAACTGATTCCAGATGGCATCGATCCGGCGCGTCACCGCCTCATCCTTGACGATAACCCGGCCCCACTCGCGGGTGGTTTCACCAGGCCATTTATGCGTGGCATCGAGCCCCATCTTCGAGCCCAGGCCGGAAACCGGCGAGGCGAAGTCGAGGTAATCGATCGGCGTGTTATCGATCATCACCGTATCGCGCTTGGGGTCCATGCGCGTGGTGATGGCCCAGATCACGTCGTTCCAGTCGCGGGCGTTGATATCGTCGTCAGTGACGATAACGAACTTGGTGTACATGAACTGTCGCAAAAACGACCAGACACCCAGCATTACCCGCTTGGCGTGGCCCGGGTACTGCTTCTTGATGGTCACCACCGCCATGCGGTACGAGCAACCTTCGGGTGGCAGGTAGAAGTCGGTGATCTCCGGGAACTGCTTTTGCAGGATCGGCACGAATACTTCATTGAGCGCCACGCCAAGAATCGCCGGCTCGTCTGGCGGCCGGCCGGTGTAGGTGCTGTGGTAGATCGGCTTGACGCGGTGGGTGATGCGCTCGACCGTGAACACCGGGAAGCTGTCGACTTCGTTGTAATAGCCGGTGTGGTCGCCATAGGGACCTTCGTCGGCCATTTCACCCGGATGGATCACGCCTTCGAGGATGATCTCGGCCGTGGCCGGCACTTGCAGGTCGTTGCCACGGCACTTCACCAGCTCGGTGCGGTTACCGCGCAGCAGCCCGGCGAACGCGTACTCGGACAGGCTGTCCGGCACGGGCGTCACCGCGCCGAGAATGGTCGCAGGGTCTGCCCCCAGGGCCACGGACACCGGGAACGGCTGGCCCGGGTGCTTCTCGCACCATTCGCGGTAGTCCAGCGCGCCGCCACGGTGGCTCAGCCAGCGCATGATGACCTTGTTGCGGCCAATCACTTGCTGGCGATAGATGCCCAGGTTCTGGCGGTCCTTGTTCGGCCCCTTCGTGACCGTCAGGCCCCAGGTGATGAGCGGGCCGACGTCGCCCGGCCAGCAGGTCTGCACAGGCAGCATCGCCAGGTCGACGTCGTCGCCCTCGATGACCACTTCCTGGCACACCGCGTCCTTGACCACCTTGGGCGCCATGGCAATGATCTTGCGGAAGATCGGCAGCTTCGACCAGGCGTCCTTGAGCCCCTTCGGCGGCTCTGGCTCCTTGAGGAAGGCCAGCAGCTTGCCGATTTCGCGCAGTTCGCTGACCGCTTCGGCGCCCATGCCCAGCGCCACGCGCTCAGGTGTGCCAAACAGGTTGCCGAGCACAGGGATGTCGTAGCCGGTGGGGTTCTCGAACAGCAACGCCGGCCCTTTGGCCCGCAGGGTGCGATCGCAAACCTCGGTCATTTCCAGCACAGGGGACACTGGAACCTGGATGCGCTTGAGTTCGCCGCGCTGTTCCAGGCCGCTGATAAAGTCGCGCAAGTCGCGATACTGCATGCGTTAGCCTCGCTTGGCCGTGGCGTTCGGGGGCATGAGTTTAGCGCCGAACCCGACGGTTCAAAATAGTGACAGCTCAGATCATGAAAAGTCAGATAGCAAAAAGCCGGGTTTCCCCGGCTCTTGCGGTCCCGCTCGACTTACTTGCGCTTCATCGACAGGAAGAACTCATCGTTGGTCTTGGTCTGTTTCAGCTTGTCGACCAGGAACTCGATGGCAGCCACTTCATCCATAGGATGCAGGAGCTTGCGCAGGATCCACATACGCTGCAACTCGTCGTCGGCAGTCAGCAACTCTTCGCGGCGGGTGCCGGAACGGTTGATGTTGATGGCCGGGAAGACGCGTTTTTCAGCGATCTTGCGGTCCAGGGGCAGTTCCATGTTGCCGGTACCCTTGAACTCTTCGTAGATCACTTCGTCCATCTTCGAGCCGGTTTCAACCAGCGCGGTGGCGATGATGGTCAGCGAGCCGCCTTCTTCGATGTTCCGTGCCGCGCCGAAGAAACGTTTTGGCTTCTCCAGGGCGTGGGCATCGACACCACCGGTCAGGACCTTGCCGGAGCTCGGGATCACGGTGTTGTAGGCACGCGCCAGACGAGTGATCGAGTCGAGCAGGATGACCACGTCTTTCTTGTGCTCAACCAGGCGCTTGGCCTTCTCGATAACCATTTCGGCAACCTGCACGTGGCGGGTTGGCGGCTCGTCGAACGTCGAGGCAACCACTTCGCCGCGCACGGTGCGCTGCATTTCGGTTACTTCTTCCGGACGCTCGTCGATCAGCAGCACGATCAGGTGAACTTCCGGGTTGTTACGGGCGATGTTCGCTGCAATGTTTTGCAGCATGATCGTTTTACCGGCTTTGGGCGGTGCAACGATCAGACCGCGCTGGCCTTTGCCGATCGGGGCGCACAGGTCGATGACACGACCGGTCAAGTCTTCGGTGGAACCGTTGCCGGCTTCCATCTTCATGCGCACGGTCGGGAACAGCGGGGTCAGGTTCTCGAAGAGAATCTTGTTCTTCGCGTTCTCCGGACGATCGAAGTTGATCGTGTCGACCTTGAGCAGTGCGAAGTAACGCTCGCCTTCCTTTGGAGGGCGGATCTTGCCAACGATGGTGTCACCGGTGCGCAAGTTGAAACGGCGGATCTGGCTCGGCGAGACGTAGATATCGTCTGGGCCGGCGAGATAGGAAGCGTCTGCAGAGCGCAGGAAGCCGAAGCCGTCCTGGAGGATCTCCAGCACGCCATCACCGGAGATTTCCTCGCCGCTTTTCGCGTGCTTTTTCAGCAGGGAGAAAATCACGTCCTGCTTGCGCGAACGGGCCATATTTTCTATGCCCATCTGTTCGGCCAATTCGAGCAGTTCGGTAATCGGCTTTTGCTTGAGTTCAGTCAGATTCATATAGGAATGACGTAATCATTTATGGAGGGGGGGAAATTAAGCTTTTGGCTTAATGAGGCCGCGCCGCAGAGAAGGCGACAGGATCGCGTACTTATTCGAAAAGGAGTGCGTCGGCGACGGCTAGCAGGGGGCAATGGAGAAACCAGTGCGGGGCCGAATGTACCACCTGAGTTTCGGAGCGTCTAGCCCTCAATAACGAAAAGCCCCGCAATTTGCGTAATGCTGTTCACTTAAGCATTTGAGCTCACGCCGGGCTTCCTAGAAAATCCGATGCCAGACCTCTGGCATCGGATTTTTTATGTCTGTTCAACAGGACCTGCTCGACCTCGACGACCTTTTTAACTTCTGCGACCTGAGCACCTTCACCCAAAACATTCCCATCGAGTGGGTAGCGTCTGCGCTCGACCTCTCCAGTCAGGCGACCATTCGCCGGCGGCGCCTGCCCGCTGATCAAGTGCTGTGGCTAGTGCTTGGCATGGCGTTATTTCGTGACGAGCCGGTTCACGAGGTGGCCAGGCGTTTGAACATCTGCGCCCAAGGCCTGGCCTCTGACCATTTGCTGGCGCGCAGTGGTGTAACCGAAGCTCGTAAACGGCTCGGCGCCGATCCTGTTGAGTGGTTGTTCCGTAAGACCGGCAACCATTGGGGCGCAGAGCGCTATGACGATGATGCCTGGCATAATTTGCAGGTTTTCGCGGTGGACGGTGCGCTTTTTCGCACCCCGGATACGCCCGAGCTTCGAGATCACTTCGGGTCGGGAAACACCCCCAGCGATCGCCAGACACCGTTTCCGATGCTGCGCCTGGTGGCGCTAATGAATGTGCGTTCGCACGTGATCCTAGATGCACAATTGAGCCCCTACCGACGCAGTGAAATGCGCCTGGCCGACGAGTTTTTGCAGCAGATTCCCGACCACTCGGTGACGCTGTTCGACAAAGGGTTCTGGGGCGCGGAGCTGCTGTTGAGCCTAAGTAGAACGGGCACCAGCCGTCATTGGTTGATCCCGGCAAAAAAGGGACTGGTCTGCGAGGAAGTGGCCCGCTACAACCAGCGCGACCGTTTGGTGCGTATGAAAGTCTCGCCACAGGCCAGAAAGCGAAATCCGACTCTTCCCTCGCACTGGGAGGTACGCGAAGTCAGCTATGAAATTCAAGGCAAAGTGAAAACCGTCATGACGTCCTTGCCGGCCAAGACCTACACCACTAAGGCTGTTGCCAAACTTTATCAGGAGCGTTGGGAGATCGAGTTGGGTTTCAGGGACATCAAGAGTTCAATGCAACAGAACGCAATGACCTTGCGCAGCAAAAAAATCGAGCTGATCTATCAGGAAGTGTGGGGGCTGTTGCTGGCTTACAACGTGATTCGCCGGGAAGCGAGCCAAGCGGCGGTGGCGTTTGGTCGAGCGCCTTCGGACATCCGTTTCAAACCGGCCTGTCAGTACATCGCCGTGCAATTGATCGTGATGGCAGCAGCCAATCCAGTTTCAGCGACAGGGAGACGCTTGGCGGAACTGAGGGCAGGTATCGGGGGATTGTTTCTGGATCACCGCCCCAGGCCTTCGAGGCCAAGGACGGTGAAGATTTCAAAGACCCGGTTCCCAGTGGACCGTAAGGCTGCTCCGCTTAAGTGAACAGCATTACGCAATTTGCGGGGCTTTTCGGGTACCACCTGCAACGACGCTTAGATGTTGGCGTCGAGGAAGGCAGCCAGTTGCGACTTCGACAGCGCACCGACCTTGGTGGCTTCGACGTTGCCGTTCTTGAACAGCATCAGCGTCGGAATACCACGCACGCCGTGCTTGGCCGGGGTTTCCTGGTTTTCGTCGATGTTCAGCTTGGCAACGGTCAGCTTGCCTTTGTAGGTCTCAGCGATTTCGTCCAGGACCGGAGCGATCATCTTGCATGGACCGCACCACTCAGCCCAGTAGTCGACCAGTACAGCACCTTCGGCCTTGAGTACGTCAGCTTCGAAGCTAGCGTCGCTAACGTGTTTGATAAGATCGCTGCTCATGGAAGTCTCCAGGTTGTAAGCAAAAAAACGTGGCCCATCATAGCCGCCCTTCCCTCGTTCAGGAAGCCGCAGTTGATTGAGTCTCGCTATGGTGTTGCGTGAGTTTGGGTATAGCTCAACTCCGGCGGCGGCGGGAGCCAGGGACGCAATTTGGCGACGCCCAGCAGGATTTGGCGGTTCGCCGACCGCCCGTCGCGTGCATTGCCTGAGTCCATGTGAAAGCGAGCCTGCTCGCGATTGCCCCCACAGCGCTCACCCACACAACTGAGTTGGATCAATGCTTTAAACACTGCGCGTTGGCGGCAGCGATTGATCGTGGCACGATGGTCGGGTTATCGACCGAGACCTCTAGACCATGCCCCAATCCCAAGCCAAGAATCTGTCCCTGATCGCCGCTATCGACCTGGGCTCGAACAGCTTCCATATGGTCGTGGCCAAGGCTCACCACAATGAGATCCGCATTCTCGAGCGGCTCGGCGAAAAGGTGCAACTGGCGGCCGGGATCGACGAGGCGCGCCAACTCAACGAAGAATCCATGCAGCGCGGGCTCGATTGCCTCAAGCGTTTTGCCCAACTGATCAACGGCATGCCCCTGGGTGCGGTGCGGATCGTCGGCACCAACGCCCTGCGTGAAGCGCGCAACCGTGGCGAATTCATCCGCCGCGCCGAAGAAATCCTCGGCCACCCGGTCGAAGTCATCTCCGGGCGAGAAGAAGCGCGCCTGATTTACCTGGGCGTTTCCCACACCCTCGCCGACACTCCGGGCAAGCGCCTGGTCGCCGACATCGGTGGCGGCAGTACCGAATTCATTATTGGCCAGCGCTTTGAGCCGCTGCTGCGCGAAAGCCTGCAAATGGGCTGCGTGAGCTTCACCCAGCGCTACTTCAAGGACGGCAAGATCACCCCGGCACGCTACGCCCAGGCGTACACCGCAGCGCGCCTGGAGATCATGAGCATCGAACACGCCCTGCACCGCCTGACCTGGGATGAGGCCATCGGCTCCTCGGGCACCATTCGCGCCATCGGCCTGGCCCTCAAGGCCGGCGGCCACGGCGCGGGCGAGGTCAATGCCGAAGGCCTGGCCTGGCTCAAGCGCAAGCTGTTCAAGCTGGGCGACGCCGAGAAGATCGACTTCGAAGGCATCAAGCCTGACCGTCGGGCGATCTTCCCGGCCGGCCTGGCGATTCTCGAAGCCATCTTCGACGCCCTTGAACTGCAGCGCATGGACCATTGCGACGGTGCCCTGCGCGAAGGCGTGCTGTACGACCTGCTGGGCCGCCATCACCACGAAGACGTCCGTGAGCGCACCCTGAGCTCGCTGATGGACCGTTACCACGTCGACCTGGAGCAAGCCGCTCGGGTTGAACGCAAGGCCCTGCACGCGTTCGACCAGGTGGCGGTGGACTGGGAGCTGGATGACGGTGTGTGGCGCGAGCTACTGGGCTGGGCCGCCAAGGTCCATGAAGTCGGCCTGGATATCGCTCACTACCATTACCACAAGCACGGCGCCTACCTGATCGAGCACTCCGACCTCGCCGGCTTCTCCCGCGAAGACCAACTGATGCTGGCGCTGCTGGTACGTGGTCACCGACGCAACATTCCCAAGGACAAGTTTGCCGAGTTCGGCGACGAAGGCATCAAGCTGATCCGCCTGTGCGTGCTGCTGCGCTTCGCGATCCTGTTCCATCACATCCGCGGCACCCAGACGATGCCCCAGGTCACCCTGCACGCCAACCGCGACAGCCTGGAAGTGCAGTTCCCGGAACAGTGGCTGGACGACAATCAGCTGACCCAGGCCGACTTCGCCCTGGAGGCCGAGTGGCTGGCGCGGATCGGGTTCACCCTCAACGTGCGCTGAGGCATGGCCTGAGCGGTGCAGAAACAAAAATGGCGATCCCCAGGGATCGCCATTTTTTTGCCTGCTACCTGTCGATCAACTGCTGACCGGCAAGATCGGGCTACCCAGACGCTCGAGCAACGTCGCCTGCGCACTGCGCGGGTTCTGGTTGCCGGTCGGGGTGTTGCGGATGTACCGACCGTCCGACTGCAGGCTCCAGCTGTGGGTGTTGTCGCTGAGGTACAGCTCCAGCTCTTTCTTGACCCGGGTCAGCAGTTTCTTGCCTTCTACCGGGAAGCAGGTCTCAACCCGTTTATCCAGGTTGCGCTCCATCCAGTCGGCACTGGACAGGAACATCTGCTCCTCGCCGCCATTGAGGAAGTAGAACACCCGCGTGTGCTCGAGGAAGCGACCGATGATCGAGCGCACGTGAATGTTGTGCGAGACCCCGGCGATGCCTGGCCGCAGGCAGCACATGCCACGCACCACCAGGTCGATGCGCACCCCTGATTGGCTGGCCTTGTACAGCGCGCGGATGATCTTCGGATCGGTCAGCGAGTTGAACTTGGCAATGATATGTGCCGGCTTGCCGTCGAGCGCAAACTGGGTTTCGCGGGCAATCATGTCGAGCATGCCCTTCTTCAGGGTAAACGGCGCATGCAGCAGCTTCTTCATGCGCAGCGTCTTGCCCATGCCGATCAACTGGCTGAATAGTTTGCCGACGTCTTCGCACAAGGCATCGTCGGACGTCAGCAAGCTGTAGTCGGTATACAGGCGGGCGTTGGCGGCGTGGTAGTTACCGGTACCCAGGTGCGCGTAGCGGACGATTTCGCCAGCCTCGCGACGCAGGATCAGCATCATCTTGGCGTGGGTCTTGAAGCCGACCACACCGTAGATCACCACCGCACCGGCAGCCTGCAAGCGGCTGGCCAGTTGCAGGTTGGACTCTTCATCAAAG from Pseudomonas sp. S04 encodes the following:
- a CDS encoding CDP-6-deoxy-delta-3,4-glucoseen reductase, with protein sequence MRVTLQPSGAVLEILPGERILDGARRLGYDCPQSCRNGNCHVCAALLVEGRVEQSGHVRDHGEFYTCIAEPLEDCIVLWDGVLALGELPVRSVSCQVIECVDVGGDTWRVRLRAPAGKPPRYHAGQYLMIERENGEKSAFSLASAPHSGRDLEIHVLAREASALSLIEQLQRNRMARVELPFGDTHLAELPEGPLVLIAAGTGMGQIHSLLEHCRAKGFKYPVHLYWGVRRPEDFYQMEHWDEWLKLPNLFLHQVVSDLCGWEGRCGMLHQAVCEDFPDLKPLHVYASGSPAMVYGTLDALVEAGMDAHQMRADVFAYAPRS
- the ubiD gene encoding 4-hydroxy-3-polyprenylbenzoate decarboxylase, translating into MQYRDLRDFISGLEQRGELKRIQVPVSPVLEMTEVCDRTLRAKGPALLFENPTGYDIPVLGNLFGTPERVALGMGAEAVSELREIGKLLAFLKEPEPPKGLKDAWSKLPIFRKIIAMAPKVVKDAVCQEVVIEGDDVDLAMLPVQTCWPGDVGPLITWGLTVTKGPNKDRQNLGIYRQQVIGRNKVIMRWLSHRGGALDYREWCEKHPGQPFPVSVALGADPATILGAVTPVPDSLSEYAFAGLLRGNRTELVKCRGNDLQVPATAEIILEGVIHPGEMADEGPYGDHTGYYNEVDSFPVFTVERITHRVKPIYHSTYTGRPPDEPAILGVALNEVFVPILQKQFPEITDFYLPPEGCSYRMAVVTIKKQYPGHAKRVMLGVWSFLRQFMYTKFVIVTDDDINARDWNDVIWAITTRMDPKRDTVMIDNTPIDYLDFASPVSGLGSKMGLDATHKWPGETTREWGRVIVKDEAVTRRIDAIWNQLGID
- the rho gene encoding transcription termination factor Rho; translation: MNLTELKQKPITELLELAEQMGIENMARSRKQDVIFSLLKKHAKSGEEISGDGVLEILQDGFGFLRSADASYLAGPDDIYVSPSQIRRFNLRTGDTIVGKIRPPKEGERYFALLKVDTINFDRPENAKNKILFENLTPLFPTVRMKMEAGNGSTEDLTGRVIDLCAPIGKGQRGLIVAPPKAGKTIMLQNIAANIARNNPEVHLIVLLIDERPEEVTEMQRTVRGEVVASTFDEPPTRHVQVAEMVIEKAKRLVEHKKDVVILLDSITRLARAYNTVIPSSGKVLTGGVDAHALEKPKRFFGAARNIEEGGSLTIIATALVETGSKMDEVIYEEFKGTGNMELPLDRKIAEKRVFPAININRSGTRREELLTADDELQRMWILRKLLHPMDEVAAIEFLVDKLKQTKTNDEFFLSMKRK
- a CDS encoding IS4 family transposase — translated: MSVQQDLLDLDDLFNFCDLSTFTQNIPIEWVASALDLSSQATIRRRRLPADQVLWLVLGMALFRDEPVHEVARRLNICAQGLASDHLLARSGVTEARKRLGADPVEWLFRKTGNHWGAERYDDDAWHNLQVFAVDGALFRTPDTPELRDHFGSGNTPSDRQTPFPMLRLVALMNVRSHVILDAQLSPYRRSEMRLADEFLQQIPDHSVTLFDKGFWGAELLLSLSRTGTSRHWLIPAKKGLVCEEVARYNQRDRLVRMKVSPQARKRNPTLPSHWEVREVSYEIQGKVKTVMTSLPAKTYTTKAVAKLYQERWEIELGFRDIKSSMQQNAMTLRSKKIELIYQEVWGLLLAYNVIRREASQAAVAFGRAPSDIRFKPACQYIAVQLIVMAAANPVSATGRRLAELRAGIGGLFLDHRPRPSRPRTVKISKTRFPVDRKAAPLK
- the trxA gene encoding thioredoxin TrxA; translation: MSSDLIKHVSDASFEADVLKAEGAVLVDYWAEWCGPCKMIAPVLDEIAETYKGKLTVAKLNIDENQETPAKHGVRGIPTLMLFKNGNVEATKVGALSKSQLAAFLDANI
- the ppx gene encoding exopolyphosphatase; translated protein: MPQSQAKNLSLIAAIDLGSNSFHMVVAKAHHNEIRILERLGEKVQLAAGIDEARQLNEESMQRGLDCLKRFAQLINGMPLGAVRIVGTNALREARNRGEFIRRAEEILGHPVEVISGREEARLIYLGVSHTLADTPGKRLVADIGGGSTEFIIGQRFEPLLRESLQMGCVSFTQRYFKDGKITPARYAQAYTAARLEIMSIEHALHRLTWDEAIGSSGTIRAIGLALKAGGHGAGEVNAEGLAWLKRKLFKLGDAEKIDFEGIKPDRRAIFPAGLAILEAIFDALELQRMDHCDGALREGVLYDLLGRHHHEDVRERTLSSLMDRYHVDLEQAARVERKALHAFDQVAVDWELDDGVWRELLGWAAKVHEVGLDIAHYHYHKHGAYLIEHSDLAGFSREDQLMLALLVRGHRRNIPKDKFAEFGDEGIKLIRLCVLLRFAILFHHIRGTQTMPQVTLHANRDSLEVQFPEQWLDDNQLTQADFALEAEWLARIGFTLNVR